Proteins from a single region of Tamandua tetradactyla isolate mTamTet1 chromosome 12, mTamTet1.pri, whole genome shotgun sequence:
- the SYNM gene encoding synemin isoform X1: protein MLSWRLQTGPEKAELQELNARLYDYVCRVRELERENLLLEEELRGRRGQEGLWAAGQARYAEEARSLRQQLDELSWATALAEGERDALRGELRELQRLGEEVRAARGRLDAELVAQRRELQEALGARAALEALLGRLQAERLGLDAAHEREVRELRARATSLTVHYRARAAAPPPRLREVHDTYALLVAESWRETVQLYEDEVRELEEVLRRGQESQREAEEETRLCALEAEGLRREADELEQLRARLEDELLRMREEYQLQAEERQRVIGCLEDEKAGLTLAMADRLRDYQELVQVKTGLSLEVATYRALLEGERNPEILVWTEHVENVPQEFRNTSYQYASSVLQRENERNLFPRQKAPLAGLNGRSTLYSNLSQTTTSRGNAPRRGFLGSEYSSLATSRQENSYEETVSKQTGFRTIPPTYGVSRNTEASVKTFPNRPKMESTVNATTYLAKDSTVVRESPRDLRDSVATGASISAQSNERTVTLGKKTETRATREQERDASGTVKVKQEKKMFDSKEKASEERNLRWEEMTKLDKEARKRESQQIKEKAKGKEPLGEKTVKEQEIPIRLEVSQDRTPEVSPKGFQTPEKKDAGDGTGTGMDTREPRVRLDSRNATSSLKDDSMTKTIAENIVSSILKQFTQSPDPEASEEAFPDTKVTYMDRTELPGDRKTKTEIIVESKLTEDIDVSDEAGLDYLLSKNVKEVELKGKSAERMLGDIINLGLKGREGKAKVVNVEIIEEPVSYVASEEAGEPSTPFEVEEVDDVPPGSKGLVEEEDGDGDTDGVFSVSRGKRTKQPHQNITHVEEVTEAGDLEGEQSYFVSTPEEYSGGPDKDEGSVYGQIHIEEESTIKYSWQDEIVPGTRKGRRRDDALGEKVVPLDVPAPSLEGVVDSARWKEQVRSGEFHAETTVTEKEIKIPHELHSSIKGVFSKEPRRQLVEVIGQLEESLPERVKEELSTLTREDQGEPGSISVDVKKVQTPDGGSVTLVAEVNLSQTVDADQLDLEELSRDEASEIEKAVESVVRESLAKRHSQGPESPDREDGGGAPASGFHFKRWATRELYSPSGEREEAHGVSLNTEHVASQGPVSATLEISSPRGFAQSQVLEDISQSVRHIKMSPTEIWRTEQVPPKGPTSEVGEVSGEGDLDQTESSAGASWSVRHFTPGPNESQTTQEVLFRGSVPAFQEGGTTEEPGQAEFPPDTDTLGQHITLGSKQFHAKKEIIFQGPISRAGKVGEHFQTEESMGTQTSVSHLKLDPKKGLSEQIQFTVPLSDKVELGVKGDSVRTEESSGVATSIRHIKIGPREHQITEQVVFHGSVPQPVESSDTESIVHREGSVDTTHATHSSSLGKEIFMTEKSTFQSVFSASPQEVTVGDTSGAEVMADMNRSFRHIRLGPTKTETSEHIVFRGPISETSALAGSAGSPEVGELDSSRSFRHIALGPKETSFTFQMEVNNEGEIPSSARWPREAAVLCPGGDETESLGVSDSATWRDAGSGHEQAAGGSRQAIAGGGHQAPGDKGLERAVFDKTVQLQRMVDQRSVISDEKKVALLYLDNEEEENDGHWF, encoded by the exons ATGCTGTCCTGGCGGCTGCAGACGGGCCCCGAGAAGGCCGAGCTGCAGGAGCTCAATGCCCGGCTCTATGACTACGTGTGCCGGGTGCGGGAGCTGGAGCGCGAAAACCTGCTCCTGGAGGAGGAGCTGCGCGGCCGGCGCGGCCAGGAGGGCCTGTGGGCCGCGGGGCAGGCTCGCTACGCCGAGGAGGCGCGCAGCCTGCGGCAGCAGCTAGACGAGCTGAGCTGGGCCACGGCGCTGGCCGAGGGCGAGCGCGACGCGCTGCGGGGCGAGCTGCGGGAGCTGCAGCGGCTGGGCGAGGAGGTGCGCGCCGCCCGCGGCCGCCTGGACGCCGAGTTGGTCGCGCAGCGGCGCGAGCTGCAGGAGGCCCTGGGCGCGCGCGCCGCCCTGGAGGCGCTGCTGGGCCGGCTGCAGGCGGAGCGCCTCGGCCTCGACGCGGCCCACGAGCGCGAAGTGCGGGAGCTGCGCGCGCGTGCCACCAGCCTGACCGTGCACTACCGCGCCCGCGCCGCCGCGCCCCCGCCGCGCCTGCGGGAGGTGCACGACACCTACGCGCTGCTGGTGGCCGAGTCGTGGCGGGAGACCGTGCAGCTGTACGAGGACGAGGTGCGCGAGCTGGAGGAGGTGCTGCGGCGCGGCCAGGAGAGCCAGCGCGAGGCCGAGGAGGAGACGCGGCTGTGCGCGCTGGAGGCGGAGGGGCTGCGGCGCGAGGCTGACGAACTGGAGCAGTTGCGCGCGCGGCTGGAGGACGAGCTGCTGCGGATGCGCGAGGAGTACCAGCTGCAGGCCGAGGAGCGGCAG AGAGTGATCGGCTGTCTGGAGGATGAGAAAGCGGGCCTCACCTTGGCCATGGCTGACCGGCTGCGGGATTATCAGGAGCTTGTGCAGGTGAAAACCGGCCTCAGCCTGGAGGTGGCAACCTACCG agcCTTACTGGAAGGAGAAAGGAATCCAGAGATACTGGTCTGGACTGAACATGTTGAAAATGTGCCACAAG AATTCAGAAACACGTCCTATCAATATGCCAGCTCAGTATTACagagggaaaatgaaagaaatctcTTTCCAAGACAGAAAGCTCCTTTGGCGGGTTTAAATGGCAGATCAACGCTGTATTCTAACCTGTCTCAGACAACCACTTCTAGGGGGAATGCTCCCAGAAGAGGCTTCCTGGGCTCCGAATATTCTTCCTTGGCCACCAGCCGGCAGGAAAACTCTTATGAAGAAACTGTCAGCAAGCAAACTGGTTTCAGAACTATCCCACCAACCTACGGTGTTTCAAGAAATACAGAAGCTTCAGTGAAAACATTCCCCAATAGACCAAAAATGGAAAGTACAGTTAATGCCACCACATATTTAGCCAAAGATTCCACCGTTGTCCGTGAGTCACCCCGAGATCTCCGGGACAGCGTGGCCACGGGTGCTTCCATAAGCGCTCAGTCAAATGAAAGAACCGTCACtttgggaaagaaaacagaaactagaGCCACAAGGGAGCAAGAAAGAGATGCATCAGGGACAGTCAAggtaaagcaagaaaagaaaatgtttgatTCGAAAGAGAAGGCTTCCGAGGAAAGAAACTTGAGATGGGAAGAAATGACAAAGTTAGATAAAGAAGcgagaaagagagaaagtcagCAAATAAAGGAAAAGGCTAAAGGGAAGGAACCATTGGGGGAGAAAACCGTGAAAGAACAAGAGATACCGATTAGGCTAGAAGTATCCCAGGACCGCACACCCGAGGTATCCCCAAAAGGCTTCCAGACACCTGAAAAGAAGGATGCTGGCGATGGTACAGGCACGGGGATGGACACAAGAGAGCCGAGGGTCAGGCTGGACAGCCGCAACGCCACCAGCTCTCTGAAAGATGATTCCATGACCAAAACCATAGCCGAGAACATTGTCTCCAGCATCCTGAAGCAGTTCACCCAGTCTCCTGATCCAGAAGCATCTGAGGAAGCTTTTCCGGACACAAAAGTCACGTACATGGACAGGACAGAGCTGCCTGGTGACAGGAAAACGAAGACGGAAATCATCGTGGAGTCTAAACTGACCGAGGACATCGATGTTTCGGATGAAGCTGGCCTGGATTATCTTTTAAGCAAGAATGTGAAGGAAGTGGAGCTGAAAGGGAAGTCCGCCGAGCGGATGCTGGGGGATATAATCAATCTTGGTCTCAAAGGAAGAGAGGGGAAAGCAAAAGTGGTCAACGTGGAGATCATTGAAGAGCCGGTGAGCTACGTGGCCAGTGAGGAGGCGGGCGAGCCGTCCACCCCGTTTGAAGTGGAGGAGGTTGATGACGTGCCCCCCGGCTCCAAGGGGCTTGTTGAGGAAGAGGATGGTGATGGGGACACGGATGGCGTGTTTTCAGTCAGTCGAGGTAAAAGGACCAAGCAGCCCCATCAGAACATCACTCATGTTGAAGAAGTGACGGAGGCAGGTGACTTGGAGGGAGAGCAGAGCTACTTTGTGTCCACCCCGGAGGAATACTCTGGGGGGCCTGACAAAGACGAGGGCTCCGTGTACGGGCAGATCCACATCGAAGAAGAATCCACCATCAAGTACTCGTGGCAAGACGAAATAGTGCCAGGGACTCGGAAGGGCAGAAGGAGGGACGATGCGTTGGGAGAGAAGGTCGTGCCTTTGGATGTTCCAGCGCCTTCTCTGGAGGGGGTTGTGGATTCTGCTCGCTGGAAGGAACAAGTTAGAAGTGGTGAATTTCATGCTGAAACCACAGTCACCGAAAAGGAAATTAAGATCCCACACGAATTGCACTCATCCATCAAGGGAGTCTTCTCCAAGGAGCCCAGGCGCCAGCTGGTGGAGGTGATTGGCCAGCTGGAAGAGAGCCTCCCGGAGCGGGTGAAGGAGGAGCTGTCCACCCTAACCAGAGAGGACCAGGGCGAGCCTGGCAGCATCTCAGTTGACGTCAAGAAGGTCCAGACCCCTGATGGTGGTTCTGTGACCTTAGTTGCGGAAGTCAACCTCTCACAGACTGTAGATGCTGATCAGCTAGACCTGGAAGAGCTGAGCAGAGACGAAGCCAGTGAAATAGAGAAAGCCGTGGAGTCCGTGGTGCGAGAGAGTTTGGCCAAGCGGCACAGCCAAGGGCCCGAGAGCCCAGACAGGGAAGATGGAGGGGGTGCCCCAGCTTCCGGCTTTCACTTCAAGCGCTGGGCTACCAGGGAGCTGTACAGCCCCTCTGGTGAGAGAGAGGAGGCACACGGGGTCTCTCTCAACACAGAGCATGTGGCTTCCCAGGGCCCGGTGTCGGCCACCCTGGAAATCAGCAGTCCGAGGGGCTTTGCCCAGTCCCAAGTGCTAGAGGACATAAGCCAGTCTGTCAGGCATATTAAAATGAGTCCCACTGAGATTTGGAGGACTGAGCAAGTTCCCCCCAAAGGACCCACTTCAGAAGTGGGAGAGGTAAGTGGAGAAGGTGACCTTGATCAAACAGAGAGCTCGGCAGGAGCCAGCTGGTCTGTGAGGCATTTTACGCCGGGTCCTAATGAAAGTCAAACAACCCAAGAAGTCCTCTTCCGAGGGTCTGTCCCTGCCTTTCAGGAGGGTGGGACCACTGAAGAGCCTGGCCAGGCAGAGTTTCCCCCAGATACTGACACATTGGGGCAGCACATCACACTGGGCTCCAAACAGTTTcatgctaagaaggaaattatttttcaggGCCCCATTTCCAGGGCAGGGAAGGTTGGTGAGCATTTTCAAACTGAGGAGTCAATGGGTACCCAGACTTCTGTAAGCCATCTTAAATTAGACCCTAAGAAAGGGCTCAGTGAGCAAATACAATTCACAGTTCCCCTTTCAGACAAAGTGGAGTTGGGCGTCAAAGGAGATTCTGTACGCACTGAAGAGTCATCAGGTGTCGCCACATCCATCAGACACATCAAAATTGGTCCCCGTGAACATCAAATCACTGAGCAGGTAGTTTTCCATGGATCAGTTCCCCAACCCGTGGAGTCAAGTGACACAGAAAGCATTGTCCACAGGGAGGGCTCAGTAGACACCACCCATGCCACTCATAGTTCTAGTTTGGGAAAAGAAATTTTCATGACCGAGAAAAGCACCTTCCAGAGcgtcttttctgcatctcctcAGGAGGTCACTGTAGGAGATACATCAGGGGCGGAAGTAATGGCGGACATGAACAGGTCCTTCAGGCACATTAGGCTGGGTCCCACCAAAACCGAAACCTCTGAGCACATTGTCTTTCGCGGACCCATTTCCGAAACATCGGCGCTTGCTGGCTCTGCAGGGTCCCCTGAGGTAGGTGAGCTTGACAGCAGCAGATCGTTCAGGCACATTGCGCTGGGCCCCAAAGAAACTTCGTTTACCTTTCAGATGGAGGTCAATAACGAAGGGGAGATCCCCAGCTCCGCCAGATGGCCACGAGAGGCTGCGGTCCTCTGCCCTGGAGGGGACGAAACAGAGTCTCTTGGTGTGTCTGACAGTGCTACCTGGAGAGACGCTGGCAGTGGGCACGAGCAGGCAGCAGGTGGGAGCCGCCAGGCCATTGCCGGTGGTGGGCACCAGGCCCCTGGGGACAAGGGCCTCGAGCGGGCCGTGTTTGATAAGACGGTGCAGCTGCAGAGAATGGTAGACCAAAGGTCAGTGATTTCGGATGAAAAGAAAGTTGCCCTCCTCTATCTAGATAACGAGGAAGAGGAGAATGATGGACACTGGTTTTGA
- the SYNM gene encoding synemin isoform X2 gives MLSWRLQTGPEKAELQELNARLYDYVCRVRELERENLLLEEELRGRRGQEGLWAAGQARYAEEARSLRQQLDELSWATALAEGERDALRGELRELQRLGEEVRAARGRLDAELVAQRRELQEALGARAALEALLGRLQAERLGLDAAHEREVRELRARATSLTVHYRARAAAPPPRLREVHDTYALLVAESWRETVQLYEDEVRELEEVLRRGQESQREAEEETRLCALEAEGLRREADELEQLRARLEDELLRMREEYQLQAEERQRVIGCLEDEKAGLTLAMADRLRDYQELVQVKTGLSLEVATYRALLEGERNPEILVWTEHVENVPQEFRNTSYQYASSVLQRENERNLFPRQKAPLAGLNGRSTLYSNLSQTTTSRGNAPRRGFLGSEYSSLATSRQENSYEETVSKQTGFRTIPPTYGVSRNTEASVKTFPNRPKMESTVNATTYLAKDSTVVRESPRDLRDSVATGASISAQSNERTVTLGKKTETRATREQERDASGTVKVKQEKKMFDSKEKASEERNLRWEEMTKLDKEARKRESQQIKEKAKGKEPLGEKTVKEQEIPIRLEVSQDRTPEVSPKGFQTPEKKDAGDGTGTGMDTREPRVRLDSRNATSSLKDDSMTKTIAENIVSSILKQFTQSPDPEASEEAFPDTKVTYMDRTELPGDRKTKTEIIVESKLTEDIDVSDEAGLDYLLSKNVKEVELKGKSAERMLGDIINLGLKGREGKAKVVNVEIIEEPVSYVASEEAGEPSTPFEVEEVDDVPPGSKGLVEEEDGDGDTDGVFSVSRGKRTKQPHQNITHVEEVTEAGDLEGEQSYFVSTPEEYSGGPDKDEGSVYGQIHIEEESTIKYSWQDEIVPGTRKGRRRDDALGEKVVPLDVPAPSLEGVVDSARWKEQVRSGEFHAETTVTEKEIKIPHELHSSIKGVFSKEPRRQLVEVIGQLEESLPERVKEELSTLTREDQGEPGSISVDVKKVQTPDGGSVTLVAEVNLSQTVDADQLDLEELSRDEASEIEKAVESVVRESLAKRHSQGPESPDREDGGGAPASGFHFKRWATRELYSPSGEREEAHGVSLNTEHVASQGPVSATLEISSPRGFAQSQVLEDISQSVRHIKMSPTEIWRTEQVPPKGPTSEVGEMEVNNEGEIPSSARWPREAAVLCPGGDETESLGVSDSATWRDAGSGHEQAAGGSRQAIAGGGHQAPGDKGLERAVFDKTVQLQRMVDQRSVISDEKKVALLYLDNEEEENDGHWF, from the exons ATGCTGTCCTGGCGGCTGCAGACGGGCCCCGAGAAGGCCGAGCTGCAGGAGCTCAATGCCCGGCTCTATGACTACGTGTGCCGGGTGCGGGAGCTGGAGCGCGAAAACCTGCTCCTGGAGGAGGAGCTGCGCGGCCGGCGCGGCCAGGAGGGCCTGTGGGCCGCGGGGCAGGCTCGCTACGCCGAGGAGGCGCGCAGCCTGCGGCAGCAGCTAGACGAGCTGAGCTGGGCCACGGCGCTGGCCGAGGGCGAGCGCGACGCGCTGCGGGGCGAGCTGCGGGAGCTGCAGCGGCTGGGCGAGGAGGTGCGCGCCGCCCGCGGCCGCCTGGACGCCGAGTTGGTCGCGCAGCGGCGCGAGCTGCAGGAGGCCCTGGGCGCGCGCGCCGCCCTGGAGGCGCTGCTGGGCCGGCTGCAGGCGGAGCGCCTCGGCCTCGACGCGGCCCACGAGCGCGAAGTGCGGGAGCTGCGCGCGCGTGCCACCAGCCTGACCGTGCACTACCGCGCCCGCGCCGCCGCGCCCCCGCCGCGCCTGCGGGAGGTGCACGACACCTACGCGCTGCTGGTGGCCGAGTCGTGGCGGGAGACCGTGCAGCTGTACGAGGACGAGGTGCGCGAGCTGGAGGAGGTGCTGCGGCGCGGCCAGGAGAGCCAGCGCGAGGCCGAGGAGGAGACGCGGCTGTGCGCGCTGGAGGCGGAGGGGCTGCGGCGCGAGGCTGACGAACTGGAGCAGTTGCGCGCGCGGCTGGAGGACGAGCTGCTGCGGATGCGCGAGGAGTACCAGCTGCAGGCCGAGGAGCGGCAG AGAGTGATCGGCTGTCTGGAGGATGAGAAAGCGGGCCTCACCTTGGCCATGGCTGACCGGCTGCGGGATTATCAGGAGCTTGTGCAGGTGAAAACCGGCCTCAGCCTGGAGGTGGCAACCTACCG agcCTTACTGGAAGGAGAAAGGAATCCAGAGATACTGGTCTGGACTGAACATGTTGAAAATGTGCCACAAG AATTCAGAAACACGTCCTATCAATATGCCAGCTCAGTATTACagagggaaaatgaaagaaatctcTTTCCAAGACAGAAAGCTCCTTTGGCGGGTTTAAATGGCAGATCAACGCTGTATTCTAACCTGTCTCAGACAACCACTTCTAGGGGGAATGCTCCCAGAAGAGGCTTCCTGGGCTCCGAATATTCTTCCTTGGCCACCAGCCGGCAGGAAAACTCTTATGAAGAAACTGTCAGCAAGCAAACTGGTTTCAGAACTATCCCACCAACCTACGGTGTTTCAAGAAATACAGAAGCTTCAGTGAAAACATTCCCCAATAGACCAAAAATGGAAAGTACAGTTAATGCCACCACATATTTAGCCAAAGATTCCACCGTTGTCCGTGAGTCACCCCGAGATCTCCGGGACAGCGTGGCCACGGGTGCTTCCATAAGCGCTCAGTCAAATGAAAGAACCGTCACtttgggaaagaaaacagaaactagaGCCACAAGGGAGCAAGAAAGAGATGCATCAGGGACAGTCAAggtaaagcaagaaaagaaaatgtttgatTCGAAAGAGAAGGCTTCCGAGGAAAGAAACTTGAGATGGGAAGAAATGACAAAGTTAGATAAAGAAGcgagaaagagagaaagtcagCAAATAAAGGAAAAGGCTAAAGGGAAGGAACCATTGGGGGAGAAAACCGTGAAAGAACAAGAGATACCGATTAGGCTAGAAGTATCCCAGGACCGCACACCCGAGGTATCCCCAAAAGGCTTCCAGACACCTGAAAAGAAGGATGCTGGCGATGGTACAGGCACGGGGATGGACACAAGAGAGCCGAGGGTCAGGCTGGACAGCCGCAACGCCACCAGCTCTCTGAAAGATGATTCCATGACCAAAACCATAGCCGAGAACATTGTCTCCAGCATCCTGAAGCAGTTCACCCAGTCTCCTGATCCAGAAGCATCTGAGGAAGCTTTTCCGGACACAAAAGTCACGTACATGGACAGGACAGAGCTGCCTGGTGACAGGAAAACGAAGACGGAAATCATCGTGGAGTCTAAACTGACCGAGGACATCGATGTTTCGGATGAAGCTGGCCTGGATTATCTTTTAAGCAAGAATGTGAAGGAAGTGGAGCTGAAAGGGAAGTCCGCCGAGCGGATGCTGGGGGATATAATCAATCTTGGTCTCAAAGGAAGAGAGGGGAAAGCAAAAGTGGTCAACGTGGAGATCATTGAAGAGCCGGTGAGCTACGTGGCCAGTGAGGAGGCGGGCGAGCCGTCCACCCCGTTTGAAGTGGAGGAGGTTGATGACGTGCCCCCCGGCTCCAAGGGGCTTGTTGAGGAAGAGGATGGTGATGGGGACACGGATGGCGTGTTTTCAGTCAGTCGAGGTAAAAGGACCAAGCAGCCCCATCAGAACATCACTCATGTTGAAGAAGTGACGGAGGCAGGTGACTTGGAGGGAGAGCAGAGCTACTTTGTGTCCACCCCGGAGGAATACTCTGGGGGGCCTGACAAAGACGAGGGCTCCGTGTACGGGCAGATCCACATCGAAGAAGAATCCACCATCAAGTACTCGTGGCAAGACGAAATAGTGCCAGGGACTCGGAAGGGCAGAAGGAGGGACGATGCGTTGGGAGAGAAGGTCGTGCCTTTGGATGTTCCAGCGCCTTCTCTGGAGGGGGTTGTGGATTCTGCTCGCTGGAAGGAACAAGTTAGAAGTGGTGAATTTCATGCTGAAACCACAGTCACCGAAAAGGAAATTAAGATCCCACACGAATTGCACTCATCCATCAAGGGAGTCTTCTCCAAGGAGCCCAGGCGCCAGCTGGTGGAGGTGATTGGCCAGCTGGAAGAGAGCCTCCCGGAGCGGGTGAAGGAGGAGCTGTCCACCCTAACCAGAGAGGACCAGGGCGAGCCTGGCAGCATCTCAGTTGACGTCAAGAAGGTCCAGACCCCTGATGGTGGTTCTGTGACCTTAGTTGCGGAAGTCAACCTCTCACAGACTGTAGATGCTGATCAGCTAGACCTGGAAGAGCTGAGCAGAGACGAAGCCAGTGAAATAGAGAAAGCCGTGGAGTCCGTGGTGCGAGAGAGTTTGGCCAAGCGGCACAGCCAAGGGCCCGAGAGCCCAGACAGGGAAGATGGAGGGGGTGCCCCAGCTTCCGGCTTTCACTTCAAGCGCTGGGCTACCAGGGAGCTGTACAGCCCCTCTGGTGAGAGAGAGGAGGCACACGGGGTCTCTCTCAACACAGAGCATGTGGCTTCCCAGGGCCCGGTGTCGGCCACCCTGGAAATCAGCAGTCCGAGGGGCTTTGCCCAGTCCCAAGTGCTAGAGGACATAAGCCAGTCTGTCAGGCATATTAAAATGAGTCCCACTGAGATTTGGAGGACTGAGCAAGTTCCCCCCAAAGGACCCACTTCAGAAGTGGGAGAG ATGGAGGTCAATAACGAAGGGGAGATCCCCAGCTCCGCCAGATGGCCACGAGAGGCTGCGGTCCTCTGCCCTGGAGGGGACGAAACAGAGTCTCTTGGTGTGTCTGACAGTGCTACCTGGAGAGACGCTGGCAGTGGGCACGAGCAGGCAGCAGGTGGGAGCCGCCAGGCCATTGCCGGTGGTGGGCACCAGGCCCCTGGGGACAAGGGCCTCGAGCGGGCCGTGTTTGATAAGACGGTGCAGCTGCAGAGAATGGTAGACCAAAGGTCAGTGATTTCGGATGAAAAGAAAGTTGCCCTCCTCTATCTAGATAACGAGGAAGAGGAGAATGATGGACACTGGTTTTGA